The proteins below are encoded in one region of Sideroxydans lithotrophicus ES-1:
- a CDS encoding flavin prenyltransferase UbiX: MKTITLALTGASGLPYGMRLLECLLKGGQRVHLVYTQAAQIVAKQELDFTLPNRPQEAEQMFADRIGNFSGELKVFGIQDWYAPMASGSNPGDAMVVCPCTMGTLGKIAGGISDDLIARAADVMLKEKRTLILVPREMPFSAIHLENMLKLSHAGAVIMPPNPGFYHHPQSVQDMVDFVVARILDHLGVEQGLMKKWGE; this comes from the coding sequence ATGAAAACGATCACACTCGCCCTCACCGGCGCCTCCGGCCTGCCCTACGGCATGCGCCTGCTCGAATGCCTGCTCAAAGGCGGTCAGCGCGTGCACCTGGTGTACACCCAGGCCGCGCAGATCGTCGCCAAACAGGAACTGGATTTCACGCTGCCGAACCGTCCGCAGGAAGCGGAGCAGATGTTCGCGGATCGCATCGGCAACTTCAGCGGCGAGCTGAAAGTGTTCGGCATCCAGGACTGGTACGCGCCGATGGCTTCCGGCTCCAACCCCGGCGATGCGATGGTGGTGTGCCCCTGCACCATGGGCACACTGGGCAAGATCGCCGGTGGCATCAGCGACGACCTCATCGCCCGCGCTGCCGATGTGATGCTGAAGGAAAAGCGCACTTTGATATTAGTGCCGCGCGAGATGCCGTTCTCGGCGATCCATCTGGAGAACATGCTGAAGCTGTCGCATGCAGGCGCGGTGATCATGCCGCCGAATCCGGGGTTTTATCATCATCCGCAGAGTGTGCAGGATATGGTGGATTTTGTGGTTGCGCGGATTTTGGATCATTTGGGGGTGGAGCAGGGGTTGATGAAGAAGTGGGGAGAATAG
- a CDS encoding RNA polymerase factor sigma-54: MKHSLQLRQSQQLMLTPQLQQAIKLLQLSTLEINQETARLLDENPFLEREDDNTNQTYSGNSSTDTPAPSSSAESSEPAEAESRNDSNEWPEPSFSSTSASSPDDEDDGYSEVAAEKPSMREHLLWELNMSQMDPRDKKIVGLLIDALDENAYLSQPLEEIVELLPPELDITLDDLETALVQLQHLDAPGIGARNLSECLALQLRDMPEDVPGRDLALTIVSQYLDLLAARDFSKLKKTLRCDDDALRCAQDLIVHLQPKPGSAFEHRAADYVVPDVLVERHGGIWRARLNPEAMPRLRINQVYANILQQRNEKNAQEMAGQLQEARWFIKNLQQRFETILRVSQAIVERQRQFFEHGDIAMRPLVLREIAEQLELHESTISRVTTQKFMLTPRGIYEFKYFFGSGLATEAGGACSSTAIRALIKQLVSEEDAKHPLTDSRMSEILAQQGILVARRTVAKYREGMNILPVNLRKSL; encoded by the coding sequence ATGAAACACTCTCTCCAACTCAGACAATCCCAACAACTGATGCTGACGCCGCAGTTGCAGCAGGCTATCAAGCTGCTGCAACTCTCGACGCTGGAGATCAATCAGGAGACTGCGCGCCTGCTGGACGAGAATCCTTTCCTCGAACGCGAGGACGACAATACCAACCAGACCTACAGCGGCAACAGCAGCACCGATACCCCCGCCCCATCCAGCAGTGCCGAAAGCAGCGAGCCCGCCGAAGCGGAATCACGCAACGACAGCAACGAATGGCCGGAACCCTCGTTCTCATCGACCTCCGCTTCCAGCCCGGATGACGAGGACGACGGCTATTCGGAGGTCGCTGCCGAAAAACCCAGCATGCGTGAGCACTTGCTCTGGGAATTGAACATGAGCCAGATGGATCCGCGCGACAAAAAGATCGTCGGCCTGCTCATCGATGCGCTGGACGAGAACGCCTACCTGTCGCAGCCGCTGGAAGAGATCGTCGAGCTGCTGCCGCCGGAACTGGATATCACCCTGGACGACCTGGAAACGGCGCTGGTGCAGCTGCAGCATCTGGATGCCCCCGGCATCGGTGCGCGCAACCTGAGCGAATGCCTGGCGCTGCAACTGCGCGACATGCCTGAAGATGTGCCGGGCCGGGACCTGGCTTTGACCATCGTCAGCCAATATCTGGATCTGCTGGCCGCCCGCGACTTCAGCAAACTGAAAAAGACCCTGCGCTGCGATGACGATGCCCTGCGCTGCGCCCAGGACCTGATCGTGCATCTGCAACCCAAACCCGGATCTGCTTTCGAGCATCGTGCGGCAGACTATGTGGTGCCGGATGTGCTGGTGGAACGCCACGGCGGCATCTGGCGCGCACGCCTGAATCCGGAGGCCATGCCGCGCCTGCGCATCAATCAGGTGTATGCCAACATCCTGCAGCAGCGCAACGAGAAGAACGCGCAGGAGATGGCCGGCCAATTGCAGGAAGCGCGCTGGTTCATCAAGAACCTGCAGCAGCGCTTCGAGACCATCCTGCGCGTGTCGCAGGCCATCGTCGAGCGCCAGCGCCAGTTCTTCGAGCACGGCGACATCGCCATGCGCCCGCTGGTGCTGCGCGAGATCGCCGAACAGCTCGAGTTGCACGAGTCCACCATTTCGCGCGTGACTACGCAGAAGTTCATGCTCACCCCGCGCGGCATCTACGAATTCAAGTACTTCTTCGGCAGCGGTCTGGCCACCGAAGCAGGCGGCGCGTGCTCCTCCACCGCCATCCGCGCACTCATCAAGCAACTGGTCAGCGAGGAGGATGCCAAGCACCCCCTCACCGACAGTCGCATGTCCGAAATCCTGGCACAGCAGGGCATATTGGTCGCCCGCCGTACCGTGGCAAAATACCGCGAGGGCATGAACATCCTTCCGGTAAATCTTCGTAAATCACTCTAA
- a CDS encoding NusG domain II-containing protein: MFHHIKPGDYLTLLTGILCTVWITVTVWSGGAADKAIIRSGGKVFKEVPLSRDQQIEVPGPLGTSIISIEKNKARISSDPSPRQYCVRQGWLQQAGEIAICLPNEVSVELTGGTKKYDSLNY, from the coding sequence GTGTTCCACCATATCAAGCCCGGCGACTACCTCACCCTGCTCACCGGCATCCTGTGCACTGTCTGGATAACGGTCACCGTCTGGTCCGGCGGCGCGGCAGACAAGGCCATCATCCGCAGCGGCGGCAAGGTGTTCAAGGAAGTGCCGTTATCGCGCGACCAGCAGATCGAAGTGCCCGGACCGCTCGGCACCAGCATCATCAGCATCGAAAAGAACAAGGCGCGCATCAGCTCCGACCCCAGCCCCAGGCAATACTGTGTGCGCCAGGGCTGGCTGCAGCAGGCAGGCGAGATCGCCATCTGCCTGCCGAACGAGGTGAGTGTCGAGCTGACCGGCGGGACGAAGAAATATGACAGCCTCAACTACTAG
- the lptA gene encoding lipopolysaccharide transport periplasmic protein LptA, with the protein MSRTAINAALCSLLLMGWNNLALAEHADRDKPIHVESDRVVIDDAKQTSVFEGQVELTQGTLFIQAEKIVLTQDKLGNKHCTATGSPANFRQKHEGTDQYMEGYGDRIEYDTRTETVDFFGHARVKRDQDDVQGDHIAYSTRTEVFEVSGDPTRLNDPDKGRAHAVIQPKAKEPASGSAAPLTIQTSPTLSKQKP; encoded by the coding sequence ATGAGCCGAACCGCAATTAATGCCGCACTGTGCAGCCTGCTGCTGATGGGCTGGAACAACCTTGCGCTCGCCGAACACGCAGACCGCGACAAACCTATCCATGTGGAATCGGATCGCGTCGTCATCGATGATGCGAAGCAAACCAGCGTGTTCGAGGGCCAGGTGGAACTCACCCAGGGAACGTTGTTCATCCAGGCCGAGAAGATCGTGCTCACGCAGGATAAACTGGGCAACAAGCACTGTACCGCCACCGGCAGCCCCGCCAATTTCCGCCAGAAACACGAGGGCACCGATCAGTATATGGAAGGCTATGGCGACCGCATCGAATACGATACACGCACCGAAACGGTGGATTTCTTCGGCCATGCCCGGGTCAAGCGCGACCAGGATGACGTACAGGGCGACCACATCGCCTACAGCACCCGTACCGAGGTGTTCGAGGTCAGCGGCGATCCGACCCGCCTCAACGACCCCGACAAAGGGCGAGCGCACGCAGTGATCCAGCCCAAGGCCAAAGAGCCGGCCAGCGGCTCGGCAGCGCCACTCACCATCCAGACCAGCCCAACCCTTTCAAAGCAAAAACCATGA
- the rapZ gene encoding RNase adapter RapZ → MQLFLISGLSGSGKSVALNVLEDSGYYCVDNLPAELLHVLTNNLKLAGIRKVAVSVDVRSGNSVLLLPQYIEKLRQQQVDVHVLFLDAKNETLVKRFSETRRLHPLSDGVKTLPESVALERELLAEIANIGHHIDTSDLNANALRAWIKQFITLDRARLTLLFESFAFKNGLPLDADFVFDVRCLPNPHYDPVLRPLTGRDQPVIDFLENTAAVQKMYADICGFVENWLPSFVADNRSYLTVAIGCTGGQHRSVYFAEKLTRHFRSQQQVLLRHRELAQQA, encoded by the coding sequence ATGCAGCTGTTCCTGATCAGCGGCTTATCCGGCTCCGGCAAGAGCGTCGCTCTCAATGTACTGGAAGACAGCGGCTACTATTGCGTGGACAACCTGCCCGCCGAACTGCTGCATGTGCTGACCAACAATCTGAAGTTGGCCGGCATCAGGAAGGTCGCGGTCAGCGTCGATGTGCGCAGCGGCAACAGCGTCCTGTTGTTGCCGCAATACATCGAAAAATTGCGGCAACAACAAGTAGATGTGCACGTGCTTTTCCTCGACGCCAAGAACGAGACGCTGGTGAAGCGCTTCTCCGAGACGCGCCGTCTGCACCCGCTCAGCGATGGCGTGAAGACGCTGCCGGAAAGCGTCGCCCTCGAACGCGAGCTGCTCGCCGAGATCGCCAACATCGGGCATCACATCGACACCAGCGACCTCAATGCCAACGCGCTGCGCGCCTGGATCAAGCAGTTCATCACACTGGACCGCGCGCGCCTGACGCTGCTGTTCGAGTCCTTCGCTTTCAAGAACGGCTTGCCGCTGGATGCGGACTTCGTGTTCGACGTGCGCTGCCTGCCCAATCCGCATTACGACCCGGTACTGCGTCCGCTCACCGGGCGCGACCAGCCGGTGATCGACTTCCTGGAAAACACGGCTGCCGTGCAAAAGATGTATGCCGACATCTGCGGCTTCGTCGAAAACTGGCTGCCCAGCTTCGTCGCCGACAACCGCAGTTACCTCACTGTCGCCATCGGCTGTACCGGCGGGCAGCATCGTTCGGTCTACTTCGCCGAGAAGCTCACACGACATTTCAGGTCGCAGCAACAGGTGCTGTTGCGTCATCGCGAACTCGCGCAGCAAGCCTGA
- the mutY gene encoding A/G-specific adenine glycosylase → MNTFASRLIAWQNKHGRHDLPWQGQDAYRVWLSEIMLQQTQVATVIPYYQRFVAAFPSVAALAAASEDDVLAHWSGLGYYARGRNLHKAARIIVEKFNGSFPHKFEDIVELPGIGRSTAAAVCALAYHERRAILDGNVKRVLARYCGIAGWSGDKKVEEKLWQQAEALLPPQDVATYTQALMDMGATVCTRSKPKCVLCPVQGDCVALQSDRVAELPSPRPRKAVPERSAVFLLLMHGNDILLEKRPGSGIWGGLWCPPQFEDEDAARDWFVRNGMEASEGERLDTFTHTFTHFKLHITPLRVELARKPLLAAQPGAVWLDVGEALGAAIPTPVRKVLSVLSPLPPGDNQRLG, encoded by the coding sequence TTGAACACTTTCGCTTCCCGACTCATCGCGTGGCAGAATAAACACGGTCGCCACGACCTGCCGTGGCAGGGGCAGGATGCCTACCGCGTCTGGTTGTCCGAGATCATGCTGCAGCAGACCCAGGTCGCCACCGTCATCCCCTATTACCAGCGTTTCGTCGCGGCATTTCCGAGTGTCGCCGCGCTTGCCGCCGCCAGCGAGGATGACGTGCTCGCGCACTGGAGCGGCCTCGGCTATTACGCGCGCGGCCGCAACCTGCACAAGGCAGCGCGGATCATCGTAGAAAAATTCAACGGCTCATTTCCGCATAAGTTCGAAGACATCGTCGAGTTGCCTGGCATCGGCCGCTCCACCGCCGCTGCCGTTTGCGCGCTGGCTTACCATGAGCGTCGCGCGATACTCGATGGCAACGTCAAGCGCGTGCTGGCGCGTTACTGCGGCATAGCAGGCTGGTCTGGTGACAAGAAAGTGGAGGAGAAGTTGTGGCAACAAGCCGAAGCGCTGCTGCCGCCACAAGACGTCGCCACCTACACCCAGGCACTGATGGACATGGGGGCCACCGTTTGCACGCGCAGCAAGCCCAAGTGCGTGCTGTGCCCGGTGCAGGGCGATTGCGTCGCGTTGCAATCTGATCGCGTCGCCGAGCTTCCTTCGCCGCGCCCGCGCAAGGCCGTGCCGGAGCGGTCAGCCGTCTTCCTGTTGCTGATGCACGGCAACGACATCCTGCTGGAGAAACGGCCCGGCAGCGGCATCTGGGGCGGGCTGTGGTGTCCGCCGCAGTTCGAGGATGAGGATGCGGCGCGGGATTGGTTCGTACGCAACGGGATGGAGGCGAGTGAGGGGGAGAGATTGGATACGTTCACGCATACCTTCACGCATTTCAAATTGCATATCACGCCGTTGAGAGTTGAACTGGCGCGCAAGCCTTTGCTTGCTGCGCAGCCGGGCGCAGTGTGGCTGGATGTGGGGGAGGCGTTGGGGGCGGCGATACCGACGCCGGTGAGGAAGGTGTTGTCGGTTTTATCCCCTCTCCCTCCGGGAGATAACCAGCGACTTGGCTGA
- a CDS encoding AsmA family protein: MNKYLKYGLWSIAVVVAVAAGMIVYIAATFDPNAYKPQIIQAVKDSKHRTLKLDGDIKLHFFPSIGASLGKVSLSEFESEQEFISVDSASVSLKLLPLLARQIVVDEVDVSGVKAQLVKYKNGKTNIDDLIGKEEATPAAPTPPAAASGAPMQFDIASVQVAKTDLSYSDEATGASYSVKDLNLKTGRIANDTPSKIDFSAHLQSSKPKLDIVAQIKTTLTFDLEKNLFQVQGLDMQANGNALDITDLHVQAGGDASARVATKEYSMKKFTLSASGAKGKSKDKFEAKLDVPELSLAKDKFTGNGVTLNAKLDGAPGSIVAVLELPGIEGNASSFKVSAMVLDAELKQPDQTFKLKLTSPVTGSIEAQQFNLSDLTLAVNATGDKLPGKSINSQLKGSFQADLGRQSIQGNLAGGLLQSQIKAKLAVNNFNVPMIRYDLEVDQFDADPYLPPKTVTAKEPGPAGGKAEPEQPFDLSALKTLNVEGSVRIGSLKAANVKVAQLRVDVKARNGQVNIAPLSAKLYQGSIDGKASLNAASYDFAINEKLTGVDVAPLLKDAADLDLAEGRGNISFDLTTHGNTVGGLKKALNGKASVDLANGAIKGINLEKLVQGIQSLGKDTRMQTLGVDKSEKTPFNEFKATFKIRNGVAHNDDLAVKSTVLRVTGKGDIDIGHDNLDYNAKAIFAKTEQGKTATLPVNVSGAFDNLKFKVDYGALIADVARQKIDEKKEQVKEEAKTKLQEELKKGLKGLFK, from the coding sequence ATGAACAAATATCTCAAGTATGGTCTGTGGTCGATTGCCGTCGTCGTGGCAGTGGCGGCAGGCATGATCGTTTACATCGCCGCCACCTTCGATCCGAATGCCTACAAACCGCAGATCATCCAGGCGGTCAAAGACAGCAAGCATCGCACGCTCAAACTGGATGGCGATATCAAGTTGCACTTCTTTCCCAGCATCGGCGCAAGCCTGGGCAAGGTGTCGCTGTCCGAATTCGAGAGCGAGCAGGAATTCATCTCGGTCGACAGCGCCAGCGTCTCGCTCAAGCTGCTGCCATTGCTCGCCAGACAGATCGTGGTGGACGAGGTCGATGTGAGCGGGGTCAAGGCGCAACTCGTCAAGTACAAGAACGGCAAGACCAATATCGACGACCTGATCGGCAAAGAAGAAGCGACACCTGCTGCGCCAACGCCGCCAGCAGCTGCAAGCGGCGCGCCAATGCAATTCGACATCGCCTCGGTGCAAGTGGCGAAGACCGACCTGAGCTATAGCGATGAGGCAACGGGTGCCAGCTATAGCGTAAAGGATCTGAACCTCAAGACCGGGCGCATCGCAAACGATACGCCGAGCAAGATCGATTTTTCCGCGCACCTGCAGTCCAGCAAACCGAAACTGGACATCGTTGCGCAGATCAAGACCACGCTCACCTTCGATCTGGAGAAGAACCTGTTCCAGGTACAGGGGCTGGACATGCAAGCCAACGGCAACGCGCTCGACATCACGGATCTGCACGTGCAGGCCGGCGGCGATGCCAGCGCACGTGTGGCGACGAAAGAATACTCGATGAAAAAGTTCACGCTCAGTGCGAGCGGGGCGAAGGGGAAGAGCAAGGACAAGTTCGAGGCAAAACTGGACGTCCCCGAGCTGAGTCTGGCCAAGGACAAGTTCACCGGCAACGGTGTCACGCTGAACGCCAAGCTGGACGGGGCGCCGGGCAGTATCGTCGCAGTGCTTGAGTTGCCGGGGATAGAAGGCAATGCAAGCTCGTTCAAGGTGAGTGCAATGGTGCTGGATGCCGAGCTGAAGCAGCCCGACCAGACCTTCAAACTGAAACTCACCTCGCCGGTGACCGGCAGCATCGAAGCGCAGCAATTCAATCTGTCCGACCTGACACTGGCCGTCAACGCGACCGGCGACAAATTGCCGGGCAAGAGCATCAACAGCCAATTGAAAGGCAGCTTCCAGGCCGACCTCGGCAGACAAAGCATCCAGGGCAACCTTGCTGGCGGGCTGCTGCAAAGCCAGATCAAAGCCAAACTGGCGGTGAACAATTTCAACGTCCCGATGATCCGCTACGATCTGGAGGTCGACCAGTTCGATGCCGATCCCTACCTGCCGCCCAAGACTGTCACTGCCAAAGAACCAGGCCCGGCAGGCGGCAAGGCCGAGCCCGAGCAGCCGTTCGACCTTTCGGCATTGAAGACGCTGAATGTGGAAGGCAGCGTGCGCATCGGCTCGCTCAAGGCCGCGAACGTCAAGGTCGCGCAGTTGCGCGTGGACGTGAAGGCACGCAACGGACAAGTGAACATCGCACCGCTCTCTGCCAAGCTGTATCAGGGCAGCATCGACGGCAAGGCTTCGCTGAATGCGGCAAGCTACGATTTCGCCATCAACGAAAAACTCACCGGCGTCGATGTCGCGCCGTTGCTGAAAGATGCCGCCGATCTCGATCTGGCCGAAGGCCGCGGCAACATCTCTTTCGATCTGACCACGCATGGCAATACGGTGGGCGGCCTGAAGAAGGCATTGAACGGCAAAGCCTCTGTGGACCTGGCGAACGGTGCCATCAAAGGCATCAACCTGGAGAAGCTGGTGCAGGGTATACAAAGCCTGGGTAAAGACACCAGGATGCAGACCCTGGGCGTGGACAAGAGCGAGAAGACGCCGTTCAACGAATTCAAGGCCACCTTCAAGATACGCAACGGTGTGGCGCACAACGACGACCTGGCGGTGAAGTCCACCGTGCTGCGCGTGACCGGCAAGGGCGACATCGATATCGGCCACGACAACCTGGACTACAACGCCAAGGCCATCTTCGCCAAGACCGAACAGGGCAAGACCGCGACATTGCCGGTCAACGTGAGCGGCGCTTTCGACAATCTCAAATTCAAGGTGGATTACGGTGCACTGATCGCCGATGTCGCCAGACAGAAGATCGACGAGAAGAAAGAACAGGTAAAAGAAGAGGCCAAGACCAAGCTGCAGGAAGAGCTCAAGAAGGGGCTGAAAGGCCTGTTCAAATAA
- a CDS encoding Gx transporter family protein codes for MAAVALGLTVLENAIPSPLPGVKPGLANIVTLIVLARYGWRMAAWVSLLRVVAGSLLFGNFLAPGFFLSLSGAICSLAVLALSLHLPARWFGPVTDSILAAFAHIAGQMTVVYLWLIPHSGIAYLIPIFATASLVFGTVNGLVAAGFMDNGEKTDTERQP; via the coding sequence ATGGCGGCGGTGGCGCTCGGCCTCACCGTGCTGGAGAACGCCATCCCCTCGCCCTTGCCCGGCGTCAAACCGGGACTGGCCAACATCGTCACGCTGATCGTGCTGGCACGCTACGGCTGGCGCATGGCGGCCTGGGTATCGCTGCTGCGCGTCGTTGCCGGCAGCCTGCTGTTTGGCAACTTCCTCGCGCCCGGATTCTTTCTCAGCCTGTCCGGCGCGATATGCAGCCTTGCCGTGCTCGCACTCAGCCTGCACCTGCCTGCGCGCTGGTTCGGCCCGGTGACCGACAGCATACTCGCCGCCTTCGCCCATATCGCCGGGCAGATGACCGTGGTCTACCTGTGGCTCATCCCGCACAGCGGCATCGCCTACCTCATCCCCATCTTCGCCACAGCCTCGCTGGTGTTCGGCACGGTGAACGGCTTGGTCGCAGCCGGTTTCATGGATAATGGCGAGAAAACAGACACGGAACGACAACCATGA
- a CDS encoding PTS sugar transporter subunit IIA, giving the protein MSLISKILTPECVLLDNESASKKRVFERVGLLFENTLGIARSQVFDSLFAREKLGSTGLGQGVAIPHGRVKGLRDAAAAFVKMQNPIPFDAPDGLPVNFIFVLLVPERATDLHLQLLGELAQMFCDKTFRDQLQATDDPVAIQKLFADWQG; this is encoded by the coding sequence ATGAGTCTAATCAGTAAGATCCTGACCCCGGAATGCGTGCTGCTGGATAACGAATCGGCCAGCAAGAAGCGGGTGTTCGAGCGCGTCGGCCTGTTGTTCGAAAATACGTTGGGCATCGCCCGCAGCCAGGTGTTCGACAGCCTGTTCGCGCGCGAGAAGCTGGGTTCCACCGGATTGGGCCAGGGCGTGGCCATCCCGCACGGTCGCGTGAAGGGTTTGCGCGATGCGGCGGCAGCCTTCGTCAAGATGCAGAACCCCATCCCCTTCGACGCACCGGACGGATTGCCGGTGAATTTCATTTTTGTACTGCTCGTTCCGGAACGGGCAACCGACCTGCATCTGCAACTGCTGGGCGAACTGGCGCAGATGTTCTGCGACAAGACCTTCCGCGACCAACTGCAGGCCACCGATGATCCGGTCGCGATCCAGAAGCTGTTCGCCGACTGGCAAGGATAG
- the hprK gene encoding HPr(Ser) kinase/phosphatase, producing the protein MAQVNIQQLFEDKQERLSLVWVGGEKGTDRVLESEVVNASNRGLIGHMNLIHPNWVQVLSSTELDYLHALSPAELATALTQLEEGEPLCLIVAGETEIPKGLLDFANRTHTPLFRSPLGSVQLMWMIRHYIVKGLADSTTRHGVFLDVLGVGVMITGDSGVGKSELALELITRGSGLVADDITELYRISPETLEGRCPDLLRDFLEVRGLGMLNIRTMFGETAVRRKKSLKLIVHLYRPPFDDLSKLERLPTSGVEEILGIKISKVELPVMAGRNLAVLVEAAARNFVLQQRGIDTMKEFIERHEQHMQEQ; encoded by the coding sequence ATGGCCCAGGTCAATATCCAGCAACTCTTCGAAGACAAGCAGGAACGCCTGAGCCTCGTCTGGGTGGGCGGCGAAAAAGGCACGGATCGCGTGCTGGAAAGCGAAGTCGTCAACGCCTCCAACCGCGGCCTGATCGGCCACATGAACCTGATCCACCCGAACTGGGTGCAGGTACTGAGCAGCACCGAACTGGATTATCTGCACGCGCTTTCTCCGGCGGAGCTGGCCACCGCGCTGACCCAGCTGGAAGAAGGCGAACCGCTGTGCCTGATCGTGGCTGGGGAAACCGAGATACCGAAGGGCCTGCTGGATTTCGCCAACCGCACCCACACCCCGCTGTTCCGCTCGCCGCTGGGCAGCGTGCAACTGATGTGGATGATCCGCCACTACATCGTCAAGGGACTGGCCGATTCCACCACACGCCACGGCGTGTTCCTCGATGTGCTCGGCGTCGGGGTGATGATCACCGGCGACAGCGGCGTGGGCAAGAGCGAACTGGCGCTGGAACTCATCACGCGCGGCAGCGGCCTGGTGGCGGACGACATCACCGAGCTGTACCGCATCTCGCCGGAAACGCTGGAAGGCCGCTGCCCTGACCTGCTGCGCGATTTCCTCGAAGTGCGCGGCTTGGGCATGCTCAATATCCGCACCATGTTCGGCGAGACGGCGGTGCGCCGCAAGAAGAGCCTGAAACTGATCGTCCATCTGTATCGCCCGCCCTTCGACGACCTGTCCAAGCTGGAGCGCCTGCCCACCTCCGGCGTCGAGGAGATCCTGGGAATCAAGATCAGCAAGGTGGAGCTCCCGGTGATGGCGGGCCGCAACCTCGCCGTGCTGGTGGAAGCCGCCGCACGCAATTTCGTGCTGCAGCAGCGCGGCATCGACACCATGAAGGAGTTCATCGAGCGCCACGAGCAGCACATGCAGGAGCAGTAA
- the lptB gene encoding LPS export ABC transporter ATP-binding protein, with translation MSELRTVSLKKRYRARTVVQDVSLSVKSGEVVGLLGPNGAGKTTSFYMIVGLVAADGGEIFIDDQDITHLPIHRRARLGLAYLPQEASIFRRLTVTENIKAVLELQGYAPAEMDARLEALLNDLHITHIRDNPAISLSGGERRRVEIARSLATDPRFILLDEPFAGVDPIAVLDIQKIIRFLKERGIGVLITDHNVRETLGICDRAYIINAGSVMAEGKPEEIIYNEGVRKVYLGEHFKL, from the coding sequence ATGAGCGAACTCAGAACCGTCTCGCTGAAAAAACGTTATCGCGCCCGCACCGTGGTGCAGGATGTCTCGCTGTCCGTGAAGAGCGGCGAAGTGGTGGGACTACTGGGCCCGAACGGCGCAGGCAAGACCACCAGCTTCTACATGATCGTCGGCCTCGTCGCCGCCGATGGCGGCGAGATCTTCATCGACGACCAGGACATCACCCATTTGCCCATCCATCGCCGCGCGCGCCTCGGGCTGGCCTACCTGCCGCAGGAGGCCTCCATCTTCCGCCGCCTGACCGTGACCGAAAACATCAAGGCAGTGCTCGAATTGCAGGGCTATGCCCCCGCCGAGATGGACGCACGACTGGAGGCATTGCTGAACGACCTGCACATCACCCATATCCGCGACAATCCCGCCATCAGCCTGTCCGGCGGCGAACGCCGCCGCGTCGAGATCGCCCGTTCGCTGGCCACCGACCCGCGCTTCATCCTGCTTGATGAGCCTTTTGCCGGGGTCGACCCCATTGCCGTGCTGGATATCCAGAAGATCATCCGCTTCCTCAAAGAGCGTGGCATCGGCGTGCTGATCACCGACCATAACGTGCGCGAGACGCTGGGCATCTGCGACCGCGCCTACATCATCAATGCCGGCTCGGTGATGGCCGAAGGCAAGCCCGAGGAAATCATCTATAATGAGGGCGTGAGGAAGGTGTATCTGGGCGAGCACTTCAAGTTATAA
- the hpf gene encoding ribosome hibernation-promoting factor, HPF/YfiA family, whose translation MNLNLTGRHLEITPAIREHVLSKLDKVKRHFDNVIDINVILSVDKLVQKAEANVHVSGKNIFAETEDSNLYTAIDALVDSLDRQVLKHKEKHTARRHDESGKHSAAE comes from the coding sequence ATGAACCTCAACCTCACAGGACGTCATCTCGAAATCACCCCGGCCATCCGCGAGCATGTGCTCAGCAAACTGGACAAGGTCAAACGTCATTTCGACAACGTGATCGACATCAACGTGATCCTGTCGGTGGACAAGCTGGTGCAGAAGGCCGAGGCCAACGTCCACGTTTCCGGCAAGAACATCTTCGCCGAGACGGAAGACAGCAACCTGTATACCGCGATCGATGCATTGGTCGATTCGCTGGACCGCCAGGTGCTGAAACACAAGGAAAAACACACTGCACGCCGCCACGACGAATCCGGCAAGCACAGCGCTGCAGAATGA